In Leptospira sp. WS58.C1, a single genomic region encodes these proteins:
- a CDS encoding cysteine synthase A: MEIKKGFADAIGNTPLIRLNYFSDQTGCEILGKAEFLNPGGSVKDRAALFIIEEAEKKGLLKPGGTVVEGTAGNTGIGLVHICNAKGYKCLIVIPDTQSKEKIDLLRTLGAEVRTVPAVPYKDPGNYVKVSARIAEETPNAIWANQFDNMANRLAHYHTTGPEIWRQTDGKVDAWLASLGTGGTFSGTAMFLKEKNPKIKTIVAEPYGSAIYNFVKKGELSSEGNSFTEGIGNGRITENMKDAPFDDAIRVTDAECLEFIYTLLRKDGLFVGGSSGINVGAAVKLAKELGPGHTIVTVLADSGARYQSRLYDQDWLKSKGHSIPEI, translated from the coding sequence AGGAAAAGCTGAATTCTTAAATCCGGGAGGTTCCGTTAAGGACAGGGCCGCATTATTCATTATAGAAGAAGCGGAGAAGAAGGGGCTCTTAAAGCCCGGCGGGACAGTGGTCGAAGGCACCGCCGGAAACACGGGGATTGGACTTGTGCATATCTGCAATGCAAAGGGATATAAATGCCTGATCGTGATCCCTGATACACAATCTAAAGAAAAAATAGATCTACTTAGGACACTTGGGGCTGAGGTCAGAACGGTTCCTGCCGTTCCCTATAAGGATCCTGGAAATTATGTAAAAGTTTCCGCTCGAATTGCGGAAGAAACCCCGAATGCAATCTGGGCCAACCAATTCGACAATATGGCAAACCGTTTAGCACATTATCATACAACCGGGCCCGAGATCTGGAGACAAACGGATGGGAAAGTGGATGCTTGGCTTGCGTCGCTCGGAACTGGAGGAACATTTAGCGGAACTGCAATGTTCTTAAAGGAAAAAAATCCGAAGATCAAAACGATCGTAGCAGAGCCTTATGGATCAGCAATTTATAATTTTGTAAAGAAAGGGGAACTTTCCTCGGAAGGGAATTCTTTCACAGAAGGGATAGGTAACGGAAGAATTACCGAAAATATGAAGGATGCTCCTTTTGACGATGCGATCCGAGTTACGGATGCGGAATGTTTGGAGTTTATTTATACTCTTCTGCGCAAAGACGGATTGTTTGTCGGCGGTTCCAGCGGGATTAATGTAGGGGCCGCCGTAAAACTTGCAAAAGAATTAGGCCCGGGACATACTATCGTTACCGTTCTGGCAGACAGCGGAGCAAGATACCAGTCCAGATTATACGATCAGGACTGGTTGAAATCAAAGGGGCATTCGATTCCGGAAATTTAG
- a CDS encoding LA_0442/LA_0875 N-terminal domain-containing protein produces the protein MKNLRSILPGPKSVSISVIFLTISFSQVWAETILLKNGEKTYGTVIDQSTDTVTILKETKRQTLAKSQILKIIFKDIKDEAELAKVFEAEKKKLNKDGKKPEKEEQLDTILLEQMIKENSYKAVQKRLALIEKYIDEQDSSWEEYISANRSPWEPVWKSAILPGWGLSTMKHENYARAYQIAIGLSFIVAIGGSQAATEQGNKAENRLSKILFEDPVTYAQIQGSGITGASVLVTKLQSDSISEYNSFKSKENQYETYSRTGLYAGIGLYLIQLAQSYFLGQKWATHNIIQTPSGEAVKEGFNFKSNYMPIAAGGASNLWEYRTDLRYVSSF, from the coding sequence ATGAAAAATCTCCGCTCAATTTTACCTGGACCTAAATCCGTATCAATATCCGTGATCTTCCTTACGATCTCATTCAGCCAAGTTTGGGCAGAAACGATCCTTTTAAAGAACGGCGAAAAAACCTACGGAACCGTAATCGATCAATCCACGGATACCGTTACGATCCTGAAAGAAACCAAAAGGCAAACTTTGGCCAAGTCACAAATCTTAAAGATCATCTTCAAAGATATCAAAGATGAGGCGGAACTTGCAAAAGTATTCGAAGCTGAAAAAAAGAAACTGAATAAAGACGGAAAGAAGCCCGAAAAAGAAGAACAATTGGACACGATCCTTCTGGAACAAATGATTAAGGAGAACAGTTATAAGGCGGTCCAAAAACGTCTGGCATTGATCGAAAAATACATAGACGAGCAAGATTCCAGCTGGGAAGAATATATTTCCGCCAATAGAAGTCCTTGGGAACCAGTTTGGAAGTCTGCGATCCTCCCTGGATGGGGACTTTCCACCATGAAACATGAGAACTATGCGAGGGCTTATCAGATAGCGATCGGTCTTTCGTTTATCGTTGCAATCGGCGGAAGCCAAGCTGCAACGGAACAAGGTAATAAAGCGGAAAATCGTCTGAGTAAAATTTTATTCGAAGATCCGGTTACGTATGCGCAGATCCAAGGCTCCGGTATTACGGGCGCCTCAGTTCTTGTGACTAAATTACAATCGGACAGTATTTCAGAATACAATTCCTTCAAAAGTAAGGAAAACCAATATGAAACCTATAGCAGAACAGGACTTTATGCGGGTATCGGGTTATATTTGATCCAATTGGCCCAGAGTTATTTTTTAGGCCAAAAATGGGCGACCCATAATATCATCCAAACGCCTTCCGGAGAAGCAGTCAAAGAAGGATTCAATTTCAAAAGTAATTATATGCCGATCGCTGCCGGTGGCGCGAGCAATCTATGGGAATACCGCACCGACCTAAGATATGTGAGCAGTTTCTAA
- a CDS encoding LIC_11321 family protein has protein sequence MINFRTRILVLILSYLCWIATSVFGVSPEPPKDTKNQEVSPKKEKPSQTQGCCRIKYEGGGIDYFPSTEEECVAKPGFQSFEKNSALCFQSLWD, from the coding sequence ATGATAAATTTCCGAACTCGGATCTTGGTTTTGATCTTGAGTTATCTCTGTTGGATCGCGACTTCCGTTTTCGGAGTTTCTCCGGAACCTCCCAAGGATACTAAGAACCAAGAGGTTTCTCCCAAAAAAGAAAAACCTTCTCAGACTCAAGGATGTTGTCGGATCAAATATGAGGGAGGAGGGATCGATTATTTTCCTTCCACTGAGGAAGAATGTGTGGCCAAACCGGGATTCCAAAGTTTTGAAAAAAATTCAGCTCTCTGCTTTCAATCCCTTTGGGATTAG
- a CDS encoding LIC11086 family outer membrane transporter has product MFLIIKKRFLITFIQGIVSFSLLLLGGEIFAHHAAEGQSLISSTRFVDPFTGKREKPSDYFLLTQDFQKGTIDNSNLHTTTVFGEFNFAGGKFAANFSAPWTYYEQKDRSDAARYGKAFIGAKWNPLIDTGWPFFLILEGRLGFPSGADTDKFAGGDYYSGITNLTLGATWKEFLFVLRGSGIFPLSKDYPSMDNQSGLPYWARSSATQTSEERQEIQKITQWFAYVTYFWTKDFSVFGGFLYRTPYVNVIGGGSLLEEDSETQKKFPKAFKEASLGFNYTLTKGTYLTVAGRLPLIRDPEIRLYDYAITTSISFEIPEWRDSAKKSQKEAEEFESEEDLEKK; this is encoded by the coding sequence ATGTTTCTAATTATAAAAAAACGATTTTTGATAACCTTTATCCAAGGGATTGTATCCTTCTCTTTGCTTTTGTTAGGAGGAGAAATTTTCGCTCATCACGCCGCAGAAGGACAAAGTTTGATATCTTCCACAAGATTTGTGGATCCTTTTACGGGAAAAAGGGAAAAACCATCCGATTATTTTTTACTTACACAGGATTTCCAAAAAGGTACGATCGATAACTCCAATTTACATACCACCACTGTTTTCGGTGAATTCAATTTTGCAGGCGGTAAATTCGCTGCAAACTTTAGCGCTCCTTGGACGTATTATGAACAGAAGGATAGAAGTGATGCGGCTCGTTACGGCAAAGCCTTCATAGGAGCCAAATGGAATCCGTTGATAGATACGGGCTGGCCTTTTTTCCTTATTTTAGAAGGTAGGCTCGGTTTTCCCTCAGGTGCGGATACCGATAAATTTGCAGGAGGGGATTATTATTCCGGGATCACAAATCTTACGTTAGGAGCTACTTGGAAAGAATTTTTATTCGTACTTCGAGGTTCCGGGATCTTCCCTCTTTCCAAGGATTATCCAAGCATGGATAACCAATCGGGACTTCCTTATTGGGCCCGAAGTTCCGCTACTCAGACATCTGAAGAACGTCAGGAAATCCAAAAAATCACACAGTGGTTTGCATACGTTACCTATTTTTGGACCAAAGATTTTAGCGTTTTTGGAGGATTTTTATATCGGACTCCTTATGTTAACGTGATCGGAGGCGGTAGTCTTTTGGAAGAAGATTCCGAAACCCAAAAAAAATTCCCGAAAGCTTTCAAAGAAGCTAGTTTAGGTTTCAATTATACTCTGACGAAAGGTACTTACCTCACGGTCGCAGGACGTCTTCCTTTGATCCGGGATCCGGAGATCCGTCTTTATGATTATGCGATCACTACTTCCATTTCTTTTGAAATTCCGGAATGGAGAGATTCCGCCAAAAAATCGCAGAAGGAAGCGGAAGAATTCGAATCGGAAGAGGACTTGGAGAAAAAGTAA
- a CDS encoding MbnH family di-heme enzyme, with translation MNKYITFSLLFLLFLQCTQLGLEKEKSSGSEGILLLLGTSPSEGTPYTWNLPAGFPKPKVPSDNPITVEKVELGRFLFYDTRLSENETQSCGSCHKQADAFTDGLVVSVGSTGQSHPRNAQHLSNVAYNLRQTWANPLLKKLEDQARVPMFGDNPVELGMKDREDLLLERLQNDPDYVSKFKAAFPNDQNPFSVLNITKALSSFQRTLISGNSAYDKYQAGDLSALSASAIRGKNLFFGERAECFHCHGGFNFTDTVLHTGTVFEEVTFHNNGLDSSRFVSPNGGLYEFTFQESDRGKFRAPSLRNVELTAPYMHDGSIPDLLSVINHYTNGGTGDGTTNPNRDVFVRNFSLSESEKQDLVEFLKSLTDTEFIANPKFEDPF, from the coding sequence ATGAATAAATATATTACGTTTTCTTTATTATTTCTTCTCTTTCTCCAATGTACACAATTGGGATTGGAGAAGGAAAAAAGTTCCGGATCGGAAGGTATACTTTTGCTCTTAGGAACTTCTCCATCCGAAGGAACTCCTTATACATGGAATCTTCCCGCCGGTTTTCCCAAGCCGAAAGTTCCGAGTGATAATCCGATCACTGTGGAGAAAGTCGAGTTAGGTAGGTTTTTGTTTTACGATACAAGATTGTCCGAAAACGAAACCCAATCCTGCGGTAGTTGTCACAAGCAGGCGGATGCGTTTACCGACGGATTGGTCGTTTCCGTCGGCTCCACAGGACAATCTCATCCGAGGAATGCCCAACATCTCTCCAACGTTGCATATAACCTCAGGCAAACTTGGGCGAATCCCCTCTTAAAAAAATTGGAAGATCAGGCAAGAGTCCCTATGTTTGGGGACAATCCTGTGGAACTTGGAATGAAAGACAGAGAAGATCTTTTGTTGGAAAGATTACAAAATGATCCTGATTATGTTTCAAAATTTAAGGCGGCATTCCCGAACGACCAGAACCCATTTAGCGTATTAAATATTACGAAAGCATTGTCCAGTTTCCAACGAACGCTTATATCCGGAAACTCCGCTTATGATAAATACCAAGCAGGAGATCTTTCCGCCCTAAGCGCTTCTGCGATCCGAGGGAAAAACCTATTTTTCGGAGAAAGAGCGGAATGTTTCCACTGCCATGGCGGTTTTAATTTTACGGATACCGTCCTTCATACGGGAACAGTATTCGAAGAAGTTACGTTTCATAATAACGGGTTGGATTCTTCCCGATTCGTAAGTCCGAACGGTGGACTCTATGAATTCACCTTCCAGGAGTCGGATCGTGGAAAATTCAGGGCGCCTTCTCTCAGAAATGTGGAACTCACCGCACCTTACATGCATGACGGTTCAATTCCGGACTTATTGTCTGTGATCAACCATTATACAAACGGAGGGACAGGTGACGGAACTACGAATCCGAATCGGGACGTTTTTGTAAGAAACTTTTCATTATCCGAATCCGAAAAACAGGATCTGGTGGAATTCCTAAAAAGCCTGACGGACACGGAATTTATCGCCAACCCTAAATTTGAGGATCCATTCTGA
- a CDS encoding MbnP family copper-binding protein, with amino-acid sequence MKYLYRSAIAALFIIFVACDGSSGSNNTMLALAALTAQQQGIQFSAVVGDSNADCGEDISGHGDSQSSSVTIQHVAGVMPIGLKDLRFYVSEFELVDQNDNVVDLDVPNTGIWQYGGVTLLDFENGKGSCSGTAETNNFVQTSVENKTYKTVRFTVGVPETLNHIDYNNAPSPLNISGLTWGWTMGYRFFVGEFLSNDAATLGNAAVLHIGSTGCSESGGVYTCTNSNRSVIEITPTEGFNPYTQKIQFDLKKAVAGWDISSGSLSCHSMGAMDSNCSTVYPNFGLDYSTGNAGSVAQTVFAVVSK; translated from the coding sequence ATGAAATATTTATATAGATCCGCTATTGCGGCATTATTTATCATATTCGTCGCTTGCGACGGATCTTCCGGCTCGAACAATACAATGCTCGCCCTTGCAGCGCTGACAGCCCAACAACAAGGGATCCAATTCAGCGCTGTCGTAGGCGATAGCAATGCCGATTGCGGAGAAGATATTTCCGGCCACGGAGATTCTCAATCCAGTTCCGTCACCATCCAACACGTAGCGGGAGTAATGCCTATCGGTCTAAAAGATCTGAGATTCTACGTTTCGGAATTCGAATTAGTGGATCAAAACGACAATGTGGTCGATTTAGACGTTCCTAATACGGGCATTTGGCAGTATGGTGGGGTTACTCTTTTGGATTTCGAAAATGGTAAAGGAAGCTGTAGTGGAACAGCCGAAACCAATAATTTTGTCCAAACTTCGGTAGAAAATAAAACCTATAAAACCGTACGATTCACCGTCGGAGTTCCGGAAACTCTCAATCATATAGATTATAACAATGCACCTAGCCCTTTGAACATTTCAGGACTCACCTGGGGATGGACTATGGGGTATAGATTTTTCGTAGGAGAATTTTTATCCAACGACGCTGCAACGTTAGGAAACGCAGCGGTTTTGCATATTGGATCGACGGGCTGCTCGGAATCGGGAGGAGTTTATACCTGTACGAATTCGAATCGTTCCGTAATCGAAATAACTCCAACCGAAGGATTTAATCCTTATACACAAAAGATCCAATTCGATCTCAAAAAAGCGGTCGCCGGCTGGGATATCAGCTCAGGAAGCCTATCCTGCCATTCCATGGGAGCGATGGATAGTAACTGTTCCACCGTTTATCCTAATTTCGGTTTGGACTATTCCACCGGAAACGCAGGATCCGTTGCCCAAACCGTATTTGCGGTAGTATCCAAGTAA
- a CDS encoding LIC_11090 family protein has product MKTISIILTQCFLFQSLVFGSGWFCGMLAGEIKLCHCNHGSQKEKHSASEDQRFSSKLADAGEDHSNSKPSSLPDCHSAKSGEAHKCACKKAKDKASYLSGTICTQFFTYSKLENIAPQTLDSELLGRIQEDSGVIVSFDLERPPRFS; this is encoded by the coding sequence ATGAAAACGATATCCATCATTCTCACCCAATGTTTCCTTTTCCAAAGCCTGGTTTTCGGAAGCGGTTGGTTCTGCGGAATGCTCGCCGGGGAGATCAAACTTTGCCATTGTAATCACGGTAGCCAAAAAGAAAAACACTCCGCTTCCGAGGACCAAAGATTCTCTTCTAAATTGGCGGATGCCGGAGAAGATCATTCCAATTCTAAACCTTCTTCCCTCCCTGACTGTCATTCCGCAAAATCTGGCGAGGCACATAAATGCGCCTGTAAAAAAGCGAAAGATAAGGCTTCTTATTTAAGCGGGACCATCTGCACTCAATTTTTCACTTATTCCAAATTGGAAAACATCGCTCCTCAAACCTTGGACTCAGAACTTTTAGGTCGGATCCAAGAGGATTCCGGAGTTATTGTTTCCTTCGATCTAGAACGACCCCCTCGATTCTCCTAA
- a CDS encoding methylmalonyl-CoA mutase family protein, with the protein MEPEVYIPRNKLKFVTAASLFDGHDASINIMRRILQSSGAEVVHLGHNRSVQEIVDCAIQEDVQGIAVTSYQGGHVEYFKYMIDLLKEKGSSHIKVFGGGGGTILPSEIQELEAYGVSKIYSPDDGRSLGLQGMINDLLQKSDFIPPHRFNGNLFSEIRKKNPIAIAESISLVESSENDPKKVDPKKLDFPISKKTIPVLGITGTGGAGKSSLTDELVRRFIHDFEDKTVAIISVDPSKRKTGGALLGDRIRMNSISHPRVYMRSFATREANIALNRNVKKSLDVLKSSEFDLVIVETAGIGQSDSEITEVSDLSLYVMTPEFGAATQLEKIDMIDYADLIAVNKCDKRGALDAIRDVQKQFQRSRKLFDQTPEKMPVFGTIASQFNDPGTNNLYVALIDSLNQKFGLGWKSNFDSSTETSQKIHIIPPDRQRYLAEIAEECEKYENFVKKESETAEVLYRIKGTIEVLKERGKNVSDLEEEYSKREAELHPDTKKILKEWDSKLEKYSGEFFAYKVRDKEIKVENFTKSLSNLNIPKVSVPKFRNWGEIVKWSYTENFPGEFPFAAGVFPFKRTGEDPTRMFAGEGGPERTNARFHYVSHGMPAHRLSTAFDSVTLYGEDPGLRPDIYGKIGNSGVSIATLDDAKKLYSGFDLCSPSTSVSMTINGPAPMLLSFFLNTAIDQTCEKYIRAEGKVEEAKSKLAEIYSKKGVPIPQYKGEIPKGNDGLGLLLLGTTGDKILPKEIYEKIKKETLSSVRGTVQADILKEDQAQNTCIFSTEFALKLMGDIQEYFIWNKVRNFYSVSISGYHIAEAGANPITQVAFTLANGFTFVEYYLSRGMKIDDFAPNLSFFFSNGIDPEYAVIGRVARKIWAKSMKYKYGGSERSQMLKYHIQTSGRSLHAQEIAFNDIRTTLQALYAIYDNCNSLHTNAYDEAITTPTEESVRRAMAIQLIINRELGLAKNENPLQGSFIINDLSDLVEEAILSEFRRISERGGVLGAMERMYQRNKIQEESLEYEHRKHAGEIPVIGVNTFLGKDGSPTILPEEVIRSTEEEKKAQIRELEAFQSRNQVDSANALKDLQSACLSGKNGFEALIEAGKVCSLGQMTHSLYEVGGQYRRSM; encoded by the coding sequence ATGGAACCGGAAGTATACATCCCCCGTAATAAATTAAAATTTGTGACTGCCGCATCCCTTTTTGACGGCCATGATGCTTCCATCAATATCATGAGAAGAATACTCCAATCCTCCGGGGCGGAAGTGGTTCATTTAGGTCATAATCGATCCGTCCAAGAGATCGTAGACTGTGCCATACAGGAAGATGTGCAAGGGATCGCCGTAACAAGTTATCAAGGCGGTCATGTAGAATATTTCAAATATATGATAGATCTTTTAAAAGAAAAAGGAAGTTCTCATATCAAAGTATTCGGTGGAGGCGGAGGGACTATTCTTCCTTCCGAGATCCAAGAGCTGGAAGCTTATGGGGTTTCTAAAATATACTCTCCCGACGATGGACGCTCCTTGGGCCTGCAGGGAATGATCAACGATCTATTACAAAAATCTGATTTTATTCCGCCTCATAGATTTAACGGGAATCTGTTCTCAGAGATCCGTAAAAAAAATCCGATCGCCATCGCAGAATCCATTTCCTTAGTGGAATCTTCGGAAAATGATCCGAAAAAAGTTGATCCTAAAAAATTGGATTTTCCGATCTCAAAAAAGACCATCCCGGTTTTAGGGATCACCGGAACCGGAGGAGCAGGAAAGTCTTCTCTTACGGACGAACTTGTAAGAAGGTTCATCCACGATTTCGAAGACAAAACGGTAGCAATCATCTCCGTCGATCCTTCCAAAAGAAAAACGGGGGGTGCACTTTTAGGAGATAGGATCAGAATGAACTCGATCTCGCACCCAAGAGTTTACATGAGATCCTTTGCCACGAGAGAAGCGAATATCGCGCTGAACCGAAATGTTAAAAAAAGTTTGGACGTTCTCAAGAGTTCCGAATTCGACTTAGTTATCGTTGAAACCGCCGGGATCGGACAAAGCGATTCCGAGATCACGGAAGTGTCGGATCTTTCTCTTTATGTTATGACCCCTGAATTCGGTGCCGCTACCCAGCTGGAAAAGATCGACATGATCGATTACGCAGATCTAATTGCAGTCAACAAATGTGATAAAAGAGGAGCGTTAGACGCAATCAGGGACGTTCAAAAACAATTCCAAAGATCCAGAAAATTATTCGACCAGACTCCGGAAAAGATGCCCGTTTTCGGGACGATCGCTTCTCAATTCAACGATCCAGGGACTAACAATCTGTATGTTGCATTGATCGACTCTTTAAATCAAAAATTCGGTCTAGGTTGGAAGTCCAATTTTGATTCCAGCACGGAAACAAGTCAAAAGATCCATATCATTCCCCCTGACAGACAAAGATATTTAGCAGAGATCGCGGAAGAATGCGAGAAATACGAGAACTTCGTCAAAAAAGAATCCGAAACCGCGGAAGTATTGTACAGGATCAAAGGTACCATAGAGGTATTAAAAGAAAGAGGAAAAAACGTATCCGATCTAGAAGAGGAATATTCCAAAAGAGAAGCGGAACTTCATCCGGACACCAAAAAGATCCTGAAAGAATGGGATTCCAAACTGGAAAAATATTCCGGGGAATTTTTCGCATATAAGGTCCGGGACAAAGAGATCAAGGTAGAAAATTTTACAAAATCGTTAAGTAATCTGAATATCCCGAAGGTTTCCGTTCCGAAATTCCGCAACTGGGGAGAGATCGTAAAATGGTCCTACACGGAGAATTTCCCTGGAGAATTCCCTTTTGCAGCGGGAGTTTTTCCTTTTAAAAGAACGGGAGAAGATCCGACACGTATGTTCGCAGGAGAGGGTGGACCGGAACGAACGAACGCCAGATTCCATTATGTGAGCCATGGAATGCCCGCCCATCGTTTGAGCACTGCTTTCGATTCTGTCACTTTGTATGGGGAAGACCCCGGGCTTCGTCCCGATATTTACGGCAAGATCGGAAACTCAGGAGTAAGTATCGCAACTCTGGACGACGCTAAAAAACTCTATTCCGGTTTTGATCTTTGTAGTCCGAGCACTTCCGTATCTATGACGATTAACGGACCGGCACCGATGCTTCTATCCTTCTTCTTGAATACCGCAATAGACCAAACCTGCGAGAAGTATATTCGTGCAGAGGGAAAAGTAGAAGAGGCAAAATCCAAACTTGCGGAGATCTATTCCAAAAAAGGAGTTCCGATCCCGCAATATAAAGGAGAGATCCCGAAAGGAAACGACGGTTTGGGGCTTCTTCTTTTAGGGACCACCGGCGATAAGATCCTGCCTAAGGAAATTTACGAAAAGATAAAAAAAGAAACTCTTTCTTCCGTGCGTGGAACAGTGCAGGCGGATATTTTAAAAGAAGATCAGGCACAGAATACCTGCATTTTCTCCACCGAGTTTGCGTTAAAACTAATGGGGGATATCCAGGAATATTTTATCTGGAATAAAGTGCGTAATTTCTATTCCGTTTCCATTTCCGGATATCATATTGCCGAAGCGGGAGCCAATCCTATCACTCAGGTTGCATTCACGTTGGCAAACGGATTTACATTCGTAGAATATTATCTCTCCCGAGGAATGAAGATAGACGATTTTGCTCCGAACCTTTCCTTCTTCTTTTCCAATGGGATCGATCCTGAATATGCGGTGATCGGAAGAGTCGCACGTAAGATCTGGGCTAAAAGTATGAAATACAAATACGGCGGATCGGAACGTTCCCAAATGTTAAAATATCATATTCAGACTTCCGGTCGTTCTTTACACGCACAAGAGATCGCTTTCAACGATATAAGAACCACTTTACAAGCATTATACGCAATCTACGACAACTGCAATAGTTTACATACGAACGCGTATGACGAAGCGATCACCACTCCGACAGAAGAATCCGTGAGAAGAGCGATGGCAATTCAACTTATTATCAATAGAGAATTGGGCCTTGCAAAAAACGAAAATCCTCTCCAAGGCTCCTTTATTATAAATGATCTCTCCGATCTTGTGGAAGAGGCGATCTTGTCCGAGTTCCGACGTATCTCCGAAAGAGGCGGAGTTCTCGGTGCAATGGAAAGAATGTACCAGAGAAATAAGATCCAAGAAGAATCTCTGGAGTATGAACACAGAAAACATGCGGGAGAAATACCGGTTATAGGAGTGAATACTTTTTTGGGCAAAGATGGGTCTCCCACCATTCTTCCGGAAGAAGTGATCCGCTCTACCGAGGAAGAAAAAAAGGCACAGATCAGAGAGTTGGAAGCATTCCAATCCAGGAACCAAGTAGATTCAGCTAACGCCTTAAAGGATCTGCAATCCGCCTGTCTTTCCGGAAAGAACGGTTTTGAGGCCCTAATAGAAGCAGGAAAGGTCTGTTCTTTGGGACAAATGACCCATTCTCTCTACGAAGTTGGTGGCCAATACAGAAGAAGTATGTGA
- a CDS encoding phosphatase PAP2 family protein has translation MRLKPKLYMFVFMTDSFLWKEILFSNSPLEALHISVLKFVLDPFTILFHYLGSSLFFMALVSLIYLCMDRKIGLRMTLGLLIAGIVNGVFKALLTMPRPIGLPFPSELGIMEGSYGFPSGHVQTAVVLYGTLFLHVRIRWVRILTVFLILFMPISRMYAGLHFLGDTLGGFTLGILILLGLEFWFSKDPEILEASFTGTSPDQKRLKSLVLFILAFTVPSVLLHDPSQPESTNKSWEQVISSAGALAGFGIGILYNKRAGLDWKSVDSWIVFLVRVAVIILGILVFYLVLGKILSSLFGENPVARYFKYGIVCYYIGHLAPILLKRIRGGIYLT, from the coding sequence TTGCGTTTAAAACCGAAACTTTATATGTTCGTTTTTATGACAGATAGTTTCCTTTGGAAAGAGATCTTATTCTCTAACTCGCCTTTAGAGGCTCTTCATATTTCCGTTTTAAAATTCGTATTGGATCCTTTCACAATTTTGTTCCATTATTTGGGATCTTCTCTCTTTTTTATGGCCTTGGTCTCTTTGATCTATCTTTGTATGGATCGTAAGATAGGGCTAAGGATGACTTTGGGGCTGCTCATCGCAGGAATTGTGAATGGAGTTTTTAAGGCCCTTCTTACAATGCCTAGACCGATCGGTTTACCTTTTCCCTCCGAGCTTGGTATCATGGAAGGTTCATACGGATTTCCATCCGGACATGTGCAGACTGCTGTGGTTTTATACGGAACATTATTTTTGCATGTACGAATTCGTTGGGTGAGGATCCTCACCGTGTTTTTGATCTTATTCATGCCGATTTCTAGAATGTATGCGGGACTTCATTTTTTGGGGGATACCTTAGGCGGTTTCACTTTAGGAATACTTATACTTTTGGGATTGGAATTCTGGTTCTCAAAAGATCCGGAAATTTTAGAGGCTAGTTTTACCGGAACTTCTCCGGACCAAAAAAGACTAAAGTCGCTTGTACTTTTCATTTTAGCTTTCACCGTGCCTAGCGTTCTTCTACATGACCCAAGCCAACCGGAATCCACCAACAAATCTTGGGAGCAGGTGATCTCTTCTGCGGGTGCACTTGCAGGTTTCGGGATCGGGATTTTGTACAACAAGAGGGCAGGGTTGGATTGGAAATCAGTCGATTCTTGGATCGTATTTTTAGTCCGAGTTGCTGTGATTATTCTTGGGATCTTGGTCTTTTATTTGGTCCTCGGAAAAATTCTCTCTTCTCTATTCGGGGAAAATCCGGTTGCCAGATACTTTAAGTATGGGATCGTGTGTTACTATATTGGCCATCTCGCTCCCATTCTTTTAAAAAGAATACGCGGAGGCATCTATCTGACTTAA